The following proteins come from a genomic window of Rutidosis leptorrhynchoides isolate AG116_Rl617_1_P2 chromosome 10, CSIRO_AGI_Rlap_v1, whole genome shotgun sequence:
- the LOC139871891 gene encoding laccase-3-like produces MSNSRVLFLTLFLSLALTTFAEIHNYEFKVLEQAANRLCKNHRIVNVNGQFPGPTLDVRDGDTVAVKVTNACKFNVTIHWHGVRNLRNPWADGPEMVTQCPIQTGGTYTYRITIQGQEGTLWWHAHSKWLRATVYGALIIRPKAGSSYPFPTPKVEFPVILGEWWDRRVISVLRQALFSGAAPNISDAITINGQPGDLFRCSTQGTTKLTVNQGDTVLLRVINAALNQQLFFSVANHKLTVVATDAVYTKQFTTNVIMLGPGQTTDVLLTADQQPGRYYMAARAYATAQNAPFDNTTGTAILQYKSATSQPILPQLPFYNDTNTVTVFSNQIKSPGEVSVPKKVDDSLFFAVGLGFFNCTPGPRCQGPNNTRFAASMNNVSFILPKKTSILQAYAQNIPNIYTTDFPPVPPVQFDYTGNVPRGLWQPVKGTKLTKLKFGSNVQIILQDTSIFSTEDHPVHIHGYNFYIVGQGFGNFNPSRDTPNFNLVDPPKRNTIDVPVGGWAAIRFVADNPGIWFMHCHIDTHLVWGFATAFLVENGVGELETLLPPPFDLPQC; encoded by the exons ATGTCCAATTCCCGGGTTCTTTTCCTTACCCTTTTTCTTTCCCTTGCCCTTACTACATTTGCAGAAATACATAACTATGAATTCAAG GTTCTTGAACAAGCTGCTAACAGACTATGTAAAAACCATAGAATTGTAAATGTTAACGGACAATTCCCAGGACCAACTTTAGATGTACGAGACGGGGATACCGTCGCTGTCAAAGTAACAAATGCTTGTAAATTTAATGTCACAATCCATTG gcatGGAGTACGCAACCTGCGAAACCCATGGGCAGATGGGCCAGAAATGGTGACCCAATGCCCAATCCAGACCGGAGGAACTTACACATACAGAATCACCATACAAGGGCAGGAGGGAACATTATGGTGGCATGCTCATAGCAAATGGCTACGAGCTACGGTTTACGGTGCACTTATTATCCGTCCTAAGGCTGGTTCTTCGTACCCCTTTCCGACTCCCAAAGTCGAGTTTCCCGTCATTCTAG GGGAATGGTGGGACCGAAGAGTCATCAGTGTTCTACGACAAGCGTTATTCAGTGGTGCAGCACCGAACATATCAGACGCTATCACGATTAATGGGCAACCGGGTGATCTCTTTAGATGCTCCACCCAAG GTACTACGAAACTTACTGTGAACCAAGGCGACACAGTTCTTCTACGTGTCATCAATGCTGCACTCAATCAACAACTCTTTTTCAGCGTTGCTAACCACAAACTAACTGTGGTCGCAACTGACGCTGTTTACACCAAGCAGTTTACCACCAACGTAATCATGCTGGGGCCTGGTCAAACAACCGATGTCCTCCTGACTGCTGACCAACAGCCCGGACGCTACTACATGGCTGCCCGAGCATATGCAACTGCTCAAAACGCTCCATTTGACAACACCACCGGCACCGCTATCTTACAATACAAATCCGCCACGTCACAACCAATTCTACCGCAACTTCCGTTCTACAACGATACTAACACTGTCACTGTATTTTCGAACCAAATAAAAAGTCCCGGTGAAGTATCAGTCCCGAAAAAAGTTGACGACAGTTTATTTTTCGCAGTGGGTTTAGGGTTCTTTAACTGCACACCTGGACCTAGATGCCAAGGGCCTAACAACACACGGTTTGCTGCTAGTATGAACAATGTATCTTTCATATTGCCGAAAAAAACGTCTATATTGCAAGCTTACGCACAAAACATACCAAATATCTACACAACAGATTTTCCTCCAGTTCCACCTGTGCAATTCGATTACACTGGCAACGTTCCACGTGGGCTGTGGCAGCCCGTTAAGGGAACGAAACTTACCAAGCTCAAGTTCGGGTCTAACGTGCAGATAATCCTGCAAGACACATCCATTTTCTCTACTGAAGATCATCCTGTTCATATTCATGGATACAATTTCTACATTGTAGGCCAAGGTTTTGGTAATTTCAATCCGTCACGAGATACTCCTAACTTCAATCTTGTTGATCCACCAAAAAGGAATACCATCGATGTCCCGGTTGGGGGCTGGGCTGCCATCAGATTTGTAGCTGATAATCCAG GAATTTGGTTTATGCATTGTCACATCGATACTCATCTTGTTTGGGGATTTGCAACGGCTTTCTTAGTTGAAAACGGAGTCGGAGAATTAGAGACGTTACTACCTCCTCCATTTGATCTGCCTCAATGTTAA